The following are encoded in a window of Sphaerisporangium siamense genomic DNA:
- a CDS encoding phage holin family protein, whose amino-acid sequence MKIILKILVVAGALWAATQLIDGITVKDTTAARTVGTLVAVALIFGLVNAVLKPIIKTIGCAFYVLTLGLFALVVNACLLLLTSWIATQLNLPFHVEGFWAALLGAVLVGVISWLLDMLLGLNED is encoded by the coding sequence GTGAAGATCATCCTCAAGATCCTTGTGGTCGCGGGCGCCCTCTGGGCCGCCACGCAGCTGATCGACGGGATCACGGTGAAGGACACCACCGCCGCGCGGACGGTGGGCACCCTCGTCGCCGTCGCGCTCATATTCGGCCTCGTCAACGCCGTGCTCAAGCCGATCATCAAGACGATCGGCTGCGCCTTCTACGTGCTCACGCTGGGACTGTTCGCGCTGGTCGTGAACGCCTGCCTCCTGCTGCTGACGAGCTGGATCGCCACCCAGCTCAACCTGCCCTTCCACGTCGAGGGGTTCTGGGCCGCGTTGCTCGGAGCGGTCCTCGTGGGCGTCATCAGCTGGTTGCTGGACATGCTGCTCGGCCTCAACGAGGACTGA
- a CDS encoding ABC transporter ATP-binding protein, which yields MLEVAGLKKVYESTGEEAVGDLSFRLDAGEFVCVVGPSGCGKTTLLRCVAGLLAPTAGTVRVAGTPVTGPPDDMAVVFQEYGRSLFPWMSVRRNVELPLKEKGVPRARRDSLVSTALGAVGLADAAGSYPWQLSGGMQQRVAIARAMAYEPAVLLMDEPFAAVDAQTRAELEDLILRVLPGLGTTTLFITHDIDEAIYLGDRVIVLSASPTVVLDDVKIDLPSGRDQLATRALPRFAELRGHVYARIQRAKNGPEDAR from the coding sequence GTGCTTGAGGTCGCCGGCCTGAAGAAGGTCTACGAGAGCACCGGCGAGGAAGCGGTCGGCGACCTGAGCTTCCGGCTCGACGCCGGCGAGTTCGTCTGCGTGGTCGGCCCCTCCGGGTGCGGCAAGACCACGCTGCTGCGGTGCGTCGCCGGCCTGCTCGCCCCCACGGCCGGCACGGTCCGCGTCGCCGGCACGCCCGTCACAGGACCGCCGGACGACATGGCCGTGGTCTTCCAGGAGTACGGCCGCAGCCTGTTCCCCTGGATGAGCGTCCGGCGGAACGTCGAGCTGCCGCTCAAGGAGAAGGGCGTCCCCCGGGCACGGCGCGATTCGCTGGTGTCCACCGCCCTCGGCGCCGTCGGCCTGGCCGACGCGGCGGGCTCCTACCCCTGGCAGCTCTCCGGCGGCATGCAGCAGCGGGTGGCCATCGCCCGCGCCATGGCCTACGAGCCCGCCGTGCTGCTCATGGACGAGCCGTTCGCCGCCGTCGACGCCCAGACCCGCGCCGAGCTGGAGGACCTCATCCTGCGCGTGCTGCCGGGCCTCGGCACCACCACGCTTTTCATCACGCACGACATCGACGAGGCCATCTACCTCGGCGACCGCGTGATCGTCCTGTCGGCCTCGCCGACCGTCGTCCTGGACGACGTCAAGATCGATCTGCCGTCCGGCCGCGACCAGCTCGCCACGCGCGCCCTGCCGCGCTTCGCCGAGCTGCGCGGCCACGTGTACGCGCGGATCCAGCGGGCCAAGAACGGCCCCGAGGACGCCCGGTGA
- a CDS encoding ABC transporter substrate-binding protein, whose amino-acid sequence MRRSARICLAAVLLISAAACGSSGGGPASGGGAGKAAGKDKVTAGVIAIVDTAPIHLGKAKGFFDKQNIDLTITPVQGGAASVSGAVGGQFQFAFGNVTSLLTAAERGLPLKVVGNGVSSTGEQGKDFSAVLVKAGSPIRSAKDLAGRRVSVNQQQNIGDTTIRASVRKAGGDPSKVEFVELPFPDAPAALQAGRVDAIWVVEPFLSQAVAQGARPVAWNFADATPNLTVAMYFTTTRTDPGLVTRFRAAMDESLRYADTHPGEVRDILKTYTKIDPGVLAKMNLPRWPTQINRASVEAIAKAALGDGILKREPNVGALLPAS is encoded by the coding sequence ATGCGTCGCTCCGCTCGTATCTGTCTCGCGGCCGTCCTCCTGATATCGGCCGCCGCCTGTGGTTCCTCCGGCGGCGGCCCGGCGTCCGGCGGGGGCGCCGGGAAGGCCGCGGGAAAGGACAAGGTGACCGCCGGCGTGATCGCCATCGTGGACACCGCGCCGATCCACCTTGGCAAGGCCAAAGGCTTCTTCGACAAGCAGAACATCGACCTGACGATCACGCCCGTGCAGGGAGGCGCGGCCAGCGTCTCCGGCGCGGTCGGCGGCCAGTTCCAGTTCGCGTTCGGCAACGTCACCTCGCTGCTGACCGCCGCCGAACGCGGCCTGCCCCTCAAGGTGGTCGGCAACGGCGTCTCCTCCACCGGCGAGCAGGGCAAGGACTTCAGCGCCGTGCTGGTCAAGGCCGGCAGCCCGATCAGGAGCGCCAAGGATCTGGCGGGCAGACGCGTGTCGGTCAACCAGCAGCAGAACATCGGCGACACCACGATCCGCGCCTCGGTGCGCAAGGCCGGCGGCGACCCCTCCAAGGTCGAGTTCGTCGAACTGCCCTTCCCCGACGCCCCGGCGGCGCTGCAAGCCGGTCGCGTGGACGCGATCTGGGTCGTGGAGCCGTTCCTCAGCCAGGCCGTCGCGCAGGGGGCGCGCCCGGTCGCGTGGAACTTCGCCGACGCCACCCCGAACCTGACCGTGGCCATGTACTTCACCACCACCAGGACCGACCCCGGCCTGGTCACGCGGTTCAGGGCGGCGATGGACGAGTCGCTGCGGTACGCCGACACCCACCCCGGCGAGGTCCGCGACATCCTCAAGACCTACACCAAGATCGACCCCGGTGTGCTGGCGAAGATGAACCTCCCCAGATGGCCCACGCAGATCAACCGCGCGTCCGTCGAGGCCATCGCCAAGGCCGCGCTCGGCGACGGCATCCTGAAGCGCGAACCCAACGTCGGCGCGCTGCTGCCCGCGTCATGA
- a CDS encoding ABC transporter permease, which produces MSAVARWAARVLGLPALLVLAWWAYSSVSQSFYVPAPPQVARAFADTWLSERLVDDALPSVARLLAGYALAAVLGVGLGVPIGLFPRLRATAEPVLEFFRAVPPPVLVPLIMLLAGIDDTMKVLVIVSGCVWPVLLNTVEGVRALDEVLSDTCRIYGVRPASRLRHLVLRGASPQIMAGLRQALSVGIILMVISEMFASSSGLGYTIVLFQRGFAIPEMWSGILLLGLLGLGLSVLLRWVERRVLFWHWSHRA; this is translated from the coding sequence GTGAGCGCGGTCGCGCGGTGGGCGGCGCGCGTGCTCGGCCTGCCCGCGCTGCTGGTGCTCGCCTGGTGGGCCTACAGCTCGGTGTCGCAGAGCTTCTACGTCCCCGCCCCGCCGCAGGTCGCGCGGGCCTTCGCCGACACCTGGCTCTCCGAGCGCCTGGTGGACGACGCGCTCCCCAGCGTGGCCCGCCTGCTCGCCGGGTACGCGCTCGCGGCCGTCCTCGGCGTGGGGCTCGGCGTGCCGATCGGCCTGTTCCCGCGGCTGCGCGCGACGGCCGAACCGGTGCTGGAGTTCTTCCGCGCCGTGCCGCCGCCCGTGCTCGTCCCCCTGATCATGCTGCTCGCGGGCATCGACGACACCATGAAGGTGCTCGTCATAGTCTCGGGGTGCGTGTGGCCGGTCCTGCTGAACACGGTCGAGGGGGTGCGGGCGCTGGACGAGGTGCTCTCCGACACCTGCCGCATCTACGGCGTGCGGCCCGCCTCGCGCCTGCGCCACCTGGTGCTGCGCGGCGCCTCCCCGCAGATCATGGCCGGGCTGCGGCAGGCCCTGTCGGTCGGCATCATCCTCATGGTGATCAGCGAGATGTTCGCCAGCAGCAGCGGCCTCGGCTACACCATCGTGCTGTTCCAGCGCGGCTTCGCCATCCCCGAGATGTGGAGCGGCATCCTGCTCCTCGGCCTGCTCGGCCTCGGGCTGTCCGTGCTGCTGCGGTGGGTGGAGCGCCGCGTCCTCTTCTGGCATTGGAGCCACCGTGCTTGA
- a CDS encoding CoA transferase subunit A: protein MAEVVPLSDAIERLVHDGDCVALEGFTHLIPFAAAHEIIRQGRTGLTLVRMTPDLIYDQLIGMGCAAKLVFSWGGNPGVGSLHRFRDAVREGTLHLEEHSHAGMANAYVAGASGLPFAVLRGYRGTDLPTVTDTIKPITCPFTGEELTAVPAINPDTGIVHAQRADRAGNVQLWGITGVQKEVVLASRRSLVTVEEVVDTLDPVPGAVVIPSWVVDYVAVAPGGSHPSYTQGYSVRDNAFYSAWDAISRDREKFLAWMSENVLEGSR from the coding sequence GTGGCCGAGGTCGTACCGCTCTCGGACGCGATCGAACGGCTGGTGCACGACGGGGACTGCGTGGCGCTTGAAGGCTTCACCCACCTCATCCCCTTCGCCGCCGCCCACGAGATCATCCGCCAGGGACGCACCGGACTGACCCTCGTCCGCATGACGCCGGACCTGATCTACGACCAGCTGATCGGCATGGGCTGTGCCGCCAAGCTCGTCTTCTCCTGGGGAGGCAACCCGGGCGTGGGCTCGCTGCACCGCTTCCGCGACGCCGTCCGCGAGGGCACGCTGCACCTGGAGGAGCACAGCCACGCGGGCATGGCCAACGCCTACGTCGCGGGCGCGTCCGGGCTGCCGTTCGCGGTCCTGCGCGGGTACCGCGGCACCGACCTGCCCACGGTCACCGACACGATCAAGCCGATCACCTGCCCCTTCACCGGCGAGGAGCTGACGGCCGTCCCGGCGATCAATCCCGACACGGGCATCGTGCACGCCCAGCGGGCCGACCGCGCCGGCAACGTGCAGCTCTGGGGCATCACCGGCGTCCAGAAGGAGGTCGTGCTCGCCTCCCGCCGCTCGCTGGTCACCGTCGAGGAGGTCGTCGACACGCTCGACCCGGTGCCCGGCGCCGTCGTCATCCCCTCGTGGGTGGTGGACTACGTCGCCGTCGCCCCCGGCGGGTCGCACCCGTCGTACACGCAGGGGTACTCGGTCCGCGACAACGCCTTCTACTCGGCCTGGGACGCCATCAGCCGCGACCGCGAGAAGTTCCTGGCCTGGATGAGCGAGAACGTGCTGGAGGGATCCCGATGA
- a CDS encoding glycerophosphodiester phosphodiesterase: protein MALQWFMAGVVLLAPGAPVLDAPPHPLVIGHRGACAYRPEHTAASYEAAVEAGADYIEPDLVSTKDHVLVVRHENEISQTTDVAVHPEFAARRTTKSVDGRRLTGWFTEDFTLAELRTLRAVERLPALRPQSAAFGGTATIMTFDEVVALARRAGVGVYPETKHPGYFASIGLPLEGVMLATLARYGWTERTDPVFVQSFETANLRALRGRTRLRLIQLLEATGAPRDLVVAGDRRTYRDLATPEGLRQIASYADGIGVHTNLVAPVDARGALGAPTTLVADAHRAGLDVHVWTVRPENAYLPAPFRKGDSAARGYAAAHGDVAGWLARLYGLGVDGVFADDPGAAVRTREALAVRTRDALARPVPVLWPWSLQAPVR, encoded by the coding sequence ATGGCTCTTCAGTGGTTCATGGCCGGGGTCGTCCTGTTGGCGCCCGGCGCTCCGGTGCTCGACGCGCCGCCGCATCCCCTCGTCATCGGGCATCGGGGCGCGTGCGCCTACCGGCCCGAGCACACCGCGGCCTCCTACGAGGCCGCGGTCGAGGCGGGGGCCGACTACATCGAGCCCGATCTGGTCTCCACCAAGGATCATGTGCTGGTCGTCCGGCACGAGAACGAGATCTCGCAGACCACTGACGTCGCCGTGCACCCGGAGTTCGCGGCGCGCAGGACCACCAAGAGTGTGGACGGCCGGCGGCTCACCGGGTGGTTCACCGAGGACTTCACGTTGGCCGAGCTGCGTACGCTGCGGGCGGTCGAGCGACTGCCTGCTCTACGCCCGCAGAGCGCCGCGTTCGGCGGCACGGCCACGATCATGACGTTCGACGAGGTCGTGGCGCTGGCGCGGCGGGCAGGGGTCGGTGTGTATCCCGAGACCAAGCATCCGGGGTATTTCGCCTCCATCGGGCTTCCCCTGGAGGGGGTCATGCTGGCCACGCTCGCGCGGTACGGGTGGACCGAGCGGACCGATCCCGTGTTCGTCCAGTCGTTCGAGACCGCGAACCTGCGGGCGTTGCGCGGGAGGACGCGCCTGCGGCTGATCCAGCTGCTGGAGGCGACCGGCGCGCCGCGCGATCTGGTCGTCGCGGGGGACCGGCGCACCTACCGGGACCTGGCCACTCCCGAGGGGCTGCGGCAGATCGCGTCCTACGCCGACGGCATCGGCGTGCACACGAACCTGGTCGCGCCCGTGGACGCGCGGGGCGCGCTCGGGGCGCCGACGACGCTCGTCGCCGACGCGCACCGGGCGGGCCTGGACGTGCACGTGTGGACGGTCCGGCCGGAGAACGCCTACCTGCCCGCGCCGTTCAGGAAGGGCGACTCCGCGGCCCGGGGGTACGCCGCCGCGCACGGCGACGTGGCCGGGTGGCTCGCGCGGCTGTACGGCCTGGGGGTCGACGGCGTGTTCGCCGACGACCCCGGCGCGGCCGTGCGTACGCGCGAGGCGCTGGCCGTGCGGACGCGGGACGCGCTCGCACGGCCCGTTCCGGTCCTCTGGCCCTGGAGCCTTCAGGCTCCGGTCCGCTAG
- a CDS encoding amidohydrolase family protein: MGIDVHQHIWTPGFADALRRRTRPPYLDGWTLRLDGEPPYEVDPRGHDPGRRLEFNRAHGIDLALVSLSSPLGVEHLPPEEAWPLIDAYHEGALELPASLRAWAATCVTEPDPVLTAKALDGGFAGLQLPATALLDAAGYARAAALLDLLEERDLPLFIHPGPAATSESPSWWPAVVPYVQQMHAAWYAFRAFGRARHPRLRVCFALLAGLAPLHVERYMARGGASRGAVDPDAFLETSSYGHQAIDAITRVVGVEVVVLGSDAPYASPPRTLLGEAAEHTIAVTNPSRLLDTKGAVPR, encoded by the coding sequence ATGGGCATCGACGTGCATCAGCACATCTGGACACCGGGCTTCGCCGACGCGCTGCGCCGACGCACGCGTCCGCCGTACCTCGACGGCTGGACGCTGCGCCTCGACGGCGAGCCGCCGTACGAGGTGGATCCGCGCGGCCACGACCCCGGCCGGCGGCTGGAGTTCAACCGCGCGCACGGCATCGACCTCGCGCTCGTGTCCCTGTCCAGCCCGCTCGGCGTCGAGCACCTGCCTCCCGAGGAGGCCTGGCCGCTGATCGACGCCTACCACGAGGGCGCGCTGGAGCTGCCCGCGTCACTGCGCGCGTGGGCCGCCACCTGCGTCACCGAGCCCGACCCCGTCCTGACGGCCAAGGCCCTGGACGGCGGGTTCGCGGGCCTGCAACTCCCCGCGACGGCCCTCCTGGACGCCGCCGGATACGCCCGCGCCGCCGCCCTCCTGGACCTGCTGGAGGAGCGGGACCTGCCCCTGTTCATCCACCCCGGCCCCGCCGCGACCTCCGAGAGCCCCTCCTGGTGGCCCGCGGTCGTCCCCTACGTCCAGCAGATGCACGCCGCCTGGTACGCCTTCCGCGCCTTCGGACGAGCCCGCCACCCCCGGCTGCGTGTCTGCTTCGCCCTGCTCGCCGGGCTCGCTCCCCTGCACGTCGAGCGGTACATGGCCAGGGGCGGGGCGTCCCGGGGCGCCGTGGACCCGGACGCCTTCCTGGAGACGTCCTCCTACGGCCACCAGGCGATCGACGCGATCACCCGCGTGGTCGGCGTCGAGGTCGTCGTGCTCGGCTCGGACGCGCCGTACGCGTCCCCACCGCGAACCCTGCTCGGCGAGGCGGCCGAGCACACGATCGCGGTCACCAACCCTTCCCGCCTGCTCGACACGAAAGGAGCCGTGCCCCGATGA
- a CDS encoding CoA-transferase subunit beta, protein MSPTSGEWTADEMMTIAAARRLTDGTACFVGIGLPSTAANLARRTHAPGLTLIYESGTIGAKPGRLPLSIGDGILAETADTVVSVPEIFNYWLQPGRIGVGFLGAAQIDRYGNINTTVIGDYADPKVRLPGAGGAPEIAASCGEVIVIVRQSRRAFVDRVDFVTSVGFGAGSGDRERLGLRGRGPRTVITDLGVLAPDPDTAELRVTHLHPGVTLEAAREATGWPLAAAPGLETTPAPTEAELRELRALVAATPGREGS, encoded by the coding sequence ATGAGCCCGACGTCCGGCGAGTGGACGGCCGACGAGATGATGACGATCGCGGCGGCGCGGCGGCTGACCGACGGCACGGCGTGCTTCGTGGGCATCGGCCTGCCGAGCACGGCCGCCAACCTCGCCCGCAGGACGCACGCCCCCGGGCTCACGCTGATCTACGAGTCCGGCACGATCGGCGCCAAGCCCGGCCGTCTTCCGCTGTCCATCGGCGACGGCATCCTCGCCGAGACGGCCGACACCGTCGTCTCCGTCCCGGAGATCTTCAACTACTGGCTCCAGCCGGGCCGCATCGGCGTCGGCTTCCTCGGCGCCGCGCAGATCGACCGGTACGGCAACATCAACACCACCGTGATCGGCGACTACGCCGACCCCAAGGTGCGCCTGCCGGGCGCCGGCGGCGCGCCGGAGATCGCGGCCTCCTGCGGCGAGGTCATCGTGATCGTCCGGCAGAGCAGGCGGGCCTTCGTGGACCGCGTCGACTTCGTCACCTCCGTCGGGTTCGGCGCGGGCTCGGGCGACCGCGAGCGGCTCGGCCTGCGCGGACGCGGGCCCCGGACGGTCATCACCGACCTCGGCGTCCTCGCCCCGGACCCGGACACCGCCGAGCTGCGCGTGACGCACCTGCATCCCGGCGTCACCCTGGAGGCGGCGCGTGAGGCGACCGGCTGGCCGCTGGCCGCCGCCCCCGGCCTGGAGACCACCCCGGCTCCCACGGAGGCGGAACTGCGGGAGCTCCGCGCGCTCGTGGCGGCCACCCCCGGCCGGGAGGGGTCCTGA
- a CDS encoding cysteine dioxygenase codes for MSWESLPERFLDKRELRDLVEDLAARPDLWSHHVAFGDTGEARHYASLHRDSFVDVWLICWRPEDDTGWHDHDVSSGAVRVVAGTLQESNPRIGGAHVETLVSEGESLSFGPEHIHRINGHSAHSVSIHAYSPPLWRLGQYSISDDGVMRRVSVSYADELRQLDAEALV; via the coding sequence ATGAGCTGGGAATCCCTGCCGGAGCGATTCCTCGACAAGCGTGAACTGCGCGACCTCGTCGAAGATCTCGCCGCCCGGCCGGACCTGTGGTCGCACCACGTGGCGTTCGGCGACACCGGAGAGGCCCGCCATTACGCCTCCCTCCACCGCGATTCGTTCGTGGACGTCTGGCTCATCTGTTGGCGCCCGGAGGACGACACCGGCTGGCACGACCACGACGTGTCCTCGGGCGCGGTCCGCGTGGTCGCGGGCACCCTGCAGGAGTCAAACCCGCGCATCGGCGGCGCGCACGTCGAGACGCTGGTGTCGGAGGGCGAGTCCCTGTCGTTCGGCCCCGAGCACATCCACCGCATCAACGGACACTCAGCACACAGCGTGTCGATCCACGCCTACTCTCCCCCGCTGTGGCGCCTCGGCCAGTACTCGATCAGCGACGACGGCGTCATGCGCCGCGTCTCCGTCAGCTACGCCGACGAACTACGCCAACTCGACGCGGAGGCACTGGTCTAG
- a CDS encoding benzaldehyde dehydrogenase, whose translation MELLDPKVWSGSVFGGAWTASRAGDAPVVAPATGTEIGRAGVAGPADIAEAAARAATAQRDWAAASFEDRAAVLRRAGRLFEEHAEEIHWWLVRESGAVAGKAGFETHVAAQECYEAAATASQPMGEILPTAKKRLSLARRVPAGVVGVIAPFNAPLILGIRSVAPALALGNAVVFKPDPRTAVCGGVVIARVMEEAGLPPGVLHMLPGGPEAGEALVADPNVRVISFTGSTAAGRKVGELGARHLKRVHLELGGNSALIVLDDADLDLAVSAGAWGSFFHQGQICMTSGRHLVHSSIKDAYVERLAAKADGMPVGDPATAEVALGPLIDERQRDKVHALVTGSVEGGARLASGGTYQGLFYRPTVLDGLTTAAPAYAQEVFGPVAPVMPFSSLEEAAALASDGEYGLSLGILTRDPMKGLALSDLIPTGIVHINDQTVDDEAVAPFGGVAASGTGSRFGGTRANVEAFTETRWVTMQGDIARYPF comes from the coding sequence GTGGAACTTCTCGACCCTAAGGTCTGGTCGGGGTCGGTCTTCGGCGGCGCCTGGACCGCCTCGCGCGCCGGGGACGCCCCGGTCGTCGCGCCGGCGACGGGCACCGAGATCGGCCGGGCGGGCGTCGCCGGGCCCGCCGACATCGCCGAGGCGGCCGCCCGCGCCGCCACCGCCCAGCGCGACTGGGCCGCCGCGTCGTTCGAGGACCGGGCGGCCGTGCTCCGCCGCGCCGGCCGCCTGTTCGAGGAGCACGCCGAAGAGATCCACTGGTGGCTCGTCCGCGAGTCGGGCGCGGTGGCCGGCAAGGCGGGCTTCGAGACCCACGTCGCCGCCCAGGAATGCTACGAGGCCGCCGCGACGGCCTCCCAGCCCATGGGCGAGATCCTCCCGACGGCCAAGAAGCGGCTCAGCCTGGCCCGCCGCGTCCCCGCCGGGGTCGTCGGCGTGATCGCGCCGTTCAACGCGCCGCTGATCCTCGGCATCCGCTCGGTCGCCCCCGCGCTGGCCCTCGGCAACGCCGTCGTGTTCAAGCCCGACCCGCGCACCGCGGTGTGCGGCGGCGTCGTCATCGCCCGCGTCATGGAAGAGGCGGGCCTGCCCCCGGGCGTCCTGCACATGCTGCCCGGCGGCCCCGAGGCCGGCGAGGCGCTCGTCGCCGACCCCAACGTCCGGGTGATCTCGTTCACCGGCTCCACCGCCGCGGGCAGGAAGGTCGGAGAGCTCGGCGCGCGGCACCTCAAGCGCGTGCACCTGGAGCTCGGCGGCAACTCCGCGCTGATCGTCCTCGACGACGCCGACCTCGACCTCGCCGTCTCCGCCGGAGCCTGGGGCTCGTTCTTCCACCAGGGCCAGATCTGCATGACCTCCGGCCGCCACCTCGTCCACTCCTCGATCAAGGACGCCTACGTCGAGCGGCTCGCCGCCAAGGCCGACGGCATGCCGGTCGGCGACCCCGCCACCGCCGAGGTCGCCCTCGGCCCGCTCATCGACGAACGCCAGCGCGACAAGGTGCACGCGCTGGTCACCGGCAGCGTCGAGGGCGGCGCGCGGCTGGCCTCGGGCGGCACCTACCAAGGGCTGTTCTACCGGCCGACCGTGCTGGACGGCCTCACCACGGCCGCCCCCGCCTACGCGCAGGAGGTCTTCGGCCCGGTCGCGCCCGTCATGCCGTTCTCGTCCCTGGAGGAGGCCGCGGCGCTGGCCTCGGACGGCGAGTACGGCCTGTCGCTCGGCATCCTCACCCGCGACCCCATGAAAGGCCTGGCGCTGTCCGACCTCATCCCGACCGGCATCGTCCACATCAACGACCAGACCGTGGACGACGAGGCCGTCGCCCCCTTCGGCGGCGTCGCCGCCTCAGGCACCGGCTCCCGCTTCGGCGGCACCCGGGCGAACGTCGAGGCCTTCACCGAGACCCGCTGGGTCACGATGCAGGGCGACATCGCCAGGTACCCCTTCTGA
- a CDS encoding LacI family DNA-binding transcriptional regulator: protein MSRSQPRKRATIREVAQATGLSPAAVSYALRGMQVSEETIERVRQAAAELGYEADPIARALASGRTGMIGLLCGSLEDLWQQSLAIGIGRALRDKDRYALILDAAGDPARERVLAGQLRDQRVDGMIVQPVDPAAPMWAQLAETVPVVAIGDSLAGARTAGEVVFDNRTGVTLALEYLRARGHRRVAVLTPTRPSTPDRPADLHVIAEADRLGLDITVVNAPHGLPAITDTARALLAADSRPTAAFCFSDFIAYGVYAAAAETGLRVPQDISVMGYDDHPMSGLLSPGLTSVNWDIDGIVRAAVRLVAAAADGQPRRRRVMQAPELHERGSVLSRG, encoded by the coding sequence ATGTCGCGATCCCAGCCCCGCAAGCGCGCGACGATCCGTGAGGTGGCCCAGGCGACCGGCCTGTCACCCGCCGCGGTGTCGTACGCGCTGCGCGGCATGCAGGTCTCGGAGGAGACCATCGAGCGGGTCCGCCAGGCCGCCGCCGAGCTGGGGTACGAGGCCGACCCGATCGCCCGCGCCCTCGCCAGCGGGCGCACCGGCATGATCGGCCTGCTGTGCGGCTCGCTGGAGGATCTGTGGCAGCAGTCCCTGGCGATCGGCATCGGCAGGGCCCTGCGCGACAAGGACCGCTACGCACTGATCCTGGACGCCGCGGGAGACCCGGCCCGCGAGCGCGTCCTGGCCGGTCAGCTACGCGACCAGCGTGTGGACGGCATGATCGTCCAGCCCGTCGACCCCGCGGCGCCCATGTGGGCCCAGCTCGCCGAGACCGTGCCGGTCGTCGCCATCGGCGACTCCCTCGCCGGCGCCAGGACCGCCGGCGAGGTCGTCTTCGACAACCGCACCGGCGTCACGCTGGCCCTCGAATACCTGCGCGCCCGCGGCCACCGCCGCGTCGCCGTGCTCACCCCGACCCGGCCGAGCACGCCCGACCGTCCCGCCGACCTCCACGTCATCGCCGAGGCCGACCGTCTGGGCCTCGACATCACGGTCGTCAACGCGCCGCACGGCCTGCCCGCGATCACCGACACCGCCCGGGCGCTCCTCGCCGCGGACTCCCGGCCCACGGCGGCGTTCTGCTTCTCCGACTTCATCGCCTACGGGGTGTACGCGGCGGCGGCGGAGACGGGCCTGCGCGTGCCGCAGGACATCTCGGTCATGGGCTACGACGACCACCCGATGTCCGGCCTGCTCAGCCCCGGCCTGACCAGCGTCAACTGGGACATCGACGGCATCGTGCGGGCCGCCGTCCGGCTGGTGGCCGCGGCGGCGGACGGGCAGCCGCGCAGGCGCCGGGTCATGCAGGCCCCCGAGCTCCACGAGCGCGGCTCGGTGCTGAGCCGCGGCTGA
- a CDS encoding ABC transporter permease, with amino-acid sequence MTTTAARAAYGLGGFACLLLVMEAAPRLGLVDERFLPPASRILAALADELRTADLWAALAETLRGWALGLAIAFCAAVLAGVVIDAVPGLRAASHSTIEFLRPIPSVALIPLATLLFGASLGSTLLLVVYASFWQVLIQVLYGVADVDTVADDTARSYGLSRWSRVRHVVWPTALPYVMTGLRLAAAVAFILAVTAELVIGSPGLGLRIQIAQSSGAVATMYALVVLAGLVGIAVNLGVRVLERRVLAWHPSVRGEAAP; translated from the coding sequence ATGACCACGACGGCGGCGCGTGCCGCGTACGGCCTGGGCGGGTTCGCCTGCCTCCTCCTCGTCATGGAGGCGGCACCCCGGCTCGGCCTGGTGGACGAGCGCTTCCTGCCGCCCGCCTCGCGGATCCTCGCCGCGCTGGCGGACGAGCTGCGCACCGCCGACCTGTGGGCCGCGCTCGCCGAGACGCTGCGCGGGTGGGCGCTCGGGCTCGCCATCGCCTTCTGCGCGGCCGTGCTCGCCGGGGTGGTGATCGACGCCGTGCCCGGCCTGCGCGCCGCGTCCCACTCCACGATCGAGTTCCTGCGCCCGATCCCCTCGGTGGCGCTGATCCCGCTGGCCACGCTGCTGTTCGGCGCCTCCCTCGGGTCCACGCTGCTGCTGGTCGTGTACGCCTCGTTCTGGCAGGTGCTGATCCAGGTGCTGTACGGCGTGGCCGACGTGGACACCGTGGCCGACGACACCGCCCGCTCCTACGGGCTGTCGCGATGGTCACGCGTCCGCCACGTCGTCTGGCCGACCGCGCTGCCGTACGTCATGACCGGCCTGCGCCTGGCCGCCGCCGTGGCGTTCATCCTCGCCGTCACCGCCGAGCTGGTCATCGGCAGCCCGGGGCTCGGCCTGCGCATCCAGATCGCGCAGTCCAGCGGCGCGGTGGCCACGATGTACGCGCTGGTGGTGCTGGCCGGGCTCGTCGGCATCGCCGTCAACCTGGGCGTGCGCGTGCTGGAGCGCCGGGTGCTGGCCTGGCACCCGTCCGTGCGCGGCGAGGCGGCCCCGTGA